From the Harpia harpyja isolate bHarHar1 chromosome 16, bHarHar1 primary haplotype, whole genome shotgun sequence genome, one window contains:
- the GJB3 gene encoding gap junction beta-3 protein isoform X2 — protein sequence MDWKTLQALLSGVNKYSTAFGRIWLSVVFVFRVLVYVVAAERVWGDEQKDFDCNTRQPGCTNVCYDHFFPISHIRLWALQLIFVTCPSLLVIMHVAYREDREKKNREKNGENCPKLYSNTGKKHGGLWWTYLLSLFFKLIIEILFLYLLHKMWDSFDLPRLVKCSNVEPCPNTVDCYIARPTEKRVFTYFMVGASSICIVLTVCEIFYLIFKRVVRSARKWKKSTKRSVRYSKASTCQCHLKTEEKDKSQTRGEEL from the exons ATGGATTGGAAAACGCTGCAGGCGCTGCTCAGTGGGGTCAACAAGTACTCCACAGCCTTCGGCCGCATCTGGCTCTCTGTGGTCTTCGTCTTCCGCGTGCTGGTCTACGTGGTGGCGGCCGAGCGTGTGTGGGGAGACGAGCAGAAAGACTTTGACTGCAACACACGGCAGCCAGGCTGCACCAACGTCTGCTACGACCACTTCTTCCCCATCTCCCACATTCGCCTCTGGGCCCTACAGCTGATCTTTGTCACTTGCCCATCCCTCCTGGTCATCATGCATGTGGCCTACCGGGAGGACCGCGAAAAGAAGAATCGGGAGAAGAATGGGGAGAATTGCCCTAAGCTCTACAGCAACACGGGCAAGAAGCATGGTGGGCTGTGGTGGACCTACCTGCTCAGTCTCTTCTTCAAGCTTATCATAGAGATCCTGTTCCTCTACCTCCTCCACAAGATGTGGGACAGCTTCGACTTGCCAAGGCTGGTCAAGTGCTCCAACGTGGAGCCCTGCCCCAACACTGTAGACTGCTACATCGCTCGGCCAACCGAGAAAAGAGTCTTCACCTATTTCATGGTCGGAGCCTCCTCCATCTGCATCGTCCTCACCGTCTGTGAGATCTTCTACCTCATCTTCAAGCGGGTTGTGCGGAGTGCGCGGAAGTGGAAGAAGTCCACCAAGCGCTCCGTCAGATACAGCAAGGCCTCCACCTGCCAGTGCCACCTCAAGACGGAGGAGAAGGACAAGTCCCAGACTAG AGGAGAGGAGCTGTGA
- the GJB3 gene encoding gap junction beta-3 protein isoform X1, with the protein MDWKTLQALLSGVNKYSTAFGRIWLSVVFVFRVLVYVVAAERVWGDEQKDFDCNTRQPGCTNVCYDHFFPISHIRLWALQLIFVTCPSLLVIMHVAYREDREKKNREKNGENCPKLYSNTGKKHGGLWWTYLLSLFFKLIIEILFLYLLHKMWDSFDLPRLVKCSNVEPCPNTVDCYIARPTEKRVFTYFMVGASSICIVLTVCEIFYLIFKRVVRSARKWKKSTKRSVRYSKASTCQCHLKTEEKDKSQTRCVAALRASAPNLSAV; encoded by the coding sequence ATGGATTGGAAAACGCTGCAGGCGCTGCTCAGTGGGGTCAACAAGTACTCCACAGCCTTCGGCCGCATCTGGCTCTCTGTGGTCTTCGTCTTCCGCGTGCTGGTCTACGTGGTGGCGGCCGAGCGTGTGTGGGGAGACGAGCAGAAAGACTTTGACTGCAACACACGGCAGCCAGGCTGCACCAACGTCTGCTACGACCACTTCTTCCCCATCTCCCACATTCGCCTCTGGGCCCTACAGCTGATCTTTGTCACTTGCCCATCCCTCCTGGTCATCATGCATGTGGCCTACCGGGAGGACCGCGAAAAGAAGAATCGGGAGAAGAATGGGGAGAATTGCCCTAAGCTCTACAGCAACACGGGCAAGAAGCATGGTGGGCTGTGGTGGACCTACCTGCTCAGTCTCTTCTTCAAGCTTATCATAGAGATCCTGTTCCTCTACCTCCTCCACAAGATGTGGGACAGCTTCGACTTGCCAAGGCTGGTCAAGTGCTCCAACGTGGAGCCCTGCCCCAACACTGTAGACTGCTACATCGCTCGGCCAACCGAGAAAAGAGTCTTCACCTATTTCATGGTCGGAGCCTCCTCCATCTGCATCGTCCTCACCGTCTGTGAGATCTTCTACCTCATCTTCAAGCGGGTTGTGCGGAGTGCGCGGAAGTGGAAGAAGTCCACCAAGCGCTCCGTCAGATACAGCAAGGCCTCCACCTGCCAGTGCCACCTCAAGACGGAGGAGAAGGACAAGTCCCAGACTAGGTGTGTGGCAGCTCTGCGGGCCTCGGCTCCCAATCTGAGTGCAGTCTGa